DNA from Synechococcus sp. CBW1108:
CGCCGCACCAGGCCGCGGAAGATGCGATCGCTCACCCCAGCCAGCGGCGACTGCAGCACCCTGCAGCGCAGGGCACGCGGCGTGCCGTTGCCGGGCAGCTGCAGGGGCAAAGCGTTAATCATGGTGATTCGATTGTGATGCTCCAGGACGATGGTTTCCGCTCAGGCCGCCGCCGCTGCAGTGCCCTACCCCCTGAGCCGCGCGCTGCTGGAAGCGGTATTGGCCGACCGCACCAGCGATCGCTTCGTGTGTGAGCTGATCTGGCCGCGCCTGGGATACGAGCTGAACGGCTCGGGCACCTGGAGCGCGGGCCCGGCTACCGGCGCTGCCTGGCGGGAGCAGTTCCCGATCGAACCCCAGTTCATCGCCGAGCGCCCCCCGGCGGTGGCTCTCACCCGCTCGATCGCCAAAGCGCACAAGCAATTGCTGAAGGAGCAGCTGGGTTTTGCGGGGTATACGATCGGCGAGCTCTACCCGCGCCGCACCCGCCGAGCCACCGCCGTGAACTGGCTGTTGGCCCATTTGGCCGAGCGGGGCGAGCCGCTGCCGGATGGGGGGCCGCTGCCGCAACTGTTGGATCAGCCGGCCGATCCGGTGGCGGGCCATCCGGGTGATCTGTAGGGTCAAGGTACGACAGTTGTTGTGATACCTGCTTTGGCCTTGCCGGTCGTTGCCATTATTGGCCGCCCCAACGTGGGCAAATCCACCCTGGTGAACCGGCTCTGCCGCAGCCGCGAAGCGATCGTGCACGACCAGCCCGGCGTGACCCGCGATCGCACCTACCAGGAGGGCTACTGGGGTGATCGCAGTTTCCGGGTGGTGGACACCGGTGGCCTGGTGTTCGACGACGACAGCGAATTCCTGCCCGAAATTCGCGAGCAGGTGGGCCTGGCCCTGGCAGAAGCGGCCGTGGCCCTGGTGATCGTCGACGGTCAGCAGGGCTGCACGGCTGCCGATCAGTCGATCGCCGAATGGCTGCGGGGCCAGGGGGTGCCCACCCTGCTGGCGGTGAACAAGTGCGAGTCGCCGGATGCGGGTCTGGCCATGGCGGCGGAGTTCTGGGGCCTGGGCCTGGGCGAGCCCTACCCGATCTCGGCCATCCACGGCGCCGGCACCGGCGACCTGCTTGACCAGGTGCTCAGCTTCCTGCCTGCCAGCGAAGAACAGGAGGCGGAGGAGCCGATCCAGCTGGCGATCATCGGCCGCCCCAACGTGGGCAAATCCAGCCTGCTCAACGCAGTCTGCGGCGAGAACCGGGCGATCGTCAGCCCGATTCGTGGCACCACCCGCGACACGATCGACACCACGATTGAGCGGGAGGGCAAAACCTGGAAACTGCTCGATACGGCGGGCATCCGCCGCCGTCGCTCGGTGAGCTACGGGCCCGAATATTTCGGCATCAACCGCAGCTTCAAGGCGATCGAGCGCTCCGATGTGTGCGTGCTGGTGATCGATGCCCTCGACGGCGTCACCGAGCAGGATCAGCGCCTGGCCGGCCGCATTGAAGAAGATGGCCGCGCCTGCGTGGTGGTGGTCAACAAGTGGGACGCCATCGAGAAGGACAGCCACACCATGCCGGCGATGGAGAAGGAACTCCGCGCCAAGCTCTATTTCCTCGACTGGGCGCCGATGCTGTTCACCTCGGCCCTCAGCGGCCAGCGGGTTCAGGCGGTCTTCCCCCTGGCCCTGCTGGCGGTGGAGCAGCACCGCCGCCGCGTCACCACCTCGGTGGTGAACGAGGTGCTCACCGAGGCCCTCAGCTGGCGCTCGCCGCCCACCAGCCGCGGCGGCCGCCAGGGGCGTCTCTATTACGGCACCCAGGTGGCGGTGCGGCCCCCCAGCTTCACGTTGTTTGTCAATGAGCCGAAGCTGTTTGGTGAAACCTATCGCCGCTATGTGGAGCGCCAGATCCGCGAGGGCCTGGGCTTTGAGGGCACACCCATCAAGCTTTTTTGGCGCGGCAAACAACAGCGCGATGCCGAGAAGGAACTGGCCCGCAGCCAGACTCGTGGTCGCTGAGGCCTGGCTGTTGGGGGGCAGCTGAGTGGACTTCCTGCGCCAGATCCCGATCGGGCAGTTCGCTGTCCCGGATCCGGCTGATCAGGCCGGGGGCGGCAGTTGGCTGCGACGGCTGGATCCCCGCCTGAAGCTGGCCTGGACCCTGGCCTTCCTGATGACCCCGATCCTGGCCGGGCCGATCTGGCGCCTGGCCCTGGTGGGTCTACTGCTGTTGATCACCGCCCTCAGCGGCCTGAGCTGGCGGCTCTGGCGCCGCAGCGTGCCGCTGCTGCTGGCCCTGGCCCTGCTGGTGGGTGGCCTGGCGGCTTTCCTGCCGGCCGGCTCCCTGCCGCCGGGGCAGCTGCAGCGCCCACCGGCGGAGCTGCGCATCGAGCCCGGCCCCCCCGGTAGCCAGCCGCCGGAACGTTCCGGCGCCGCCTGGGTGCTTTTCCGCCAGGGTCCCCTGGTGGTGACCCGGCGCTCGGCCGAGCTCGGCCTCAACGGCGCCACGTTGTTGTTCACGTTGATTCACAGCGCCAACCTGTTGCTGCTGAGCACTTCTCCGGAGCAGTTGGTGTGGGCGATTGGCTGGTTGCTGGCCCCCCTGGGCCGGCTGGGCTGGCCGGTGGAGCGGCTCGGTTTCACGCTGCTGCTGGCGCTGCGTTTTCTGCCCCTGGTGCAGGAAGAACTGCAAAACCTATTGCGATCTGTTGCAACCAGGGCAGTGAATTTCAAGCGCCTGGGCTGGAAGGCCGGCCTGGGCCTGGTGCTCGCCCTCGGCGAGCGGCTGCTGGCCAACGTGCTGCTGCGCGCCGAGCAGGGGGCTGAAGCCCTGCTGGCCCGAGGGGGCTGCTGGTTGCCGCCCGATCAGCTGCCCAGGCCCCAGGGCGGTGGAGTGGTGCAGAAGCTGCTCAATGCCTCGGCGGCGGCGTGGCTGCTGGTGCTGCTGGGACTGCGCTGGAAAGTCGGTGACCTTTAATGGCCCCCAGACAACCGCATTGGTGAGCAGCGTATTGGTGAGCAGCGCATTTGCGATTCCCGAGCGCTATCTCAACCATCCCACCTTCGGGATGCTTTACCGGGTGGCTGCGGTGGCCGAGGGCAAGGACCTCTACGCCACCCTCTATGCCCAGCGCATTTTCTTTGTGGTGACTTTGCAGTCCAAGGGAGCCAGTTTTGAGGTGGTGCCCCTGATGGATGCCCGCCACTATGCCGAGCAGAATCTGGCCCGGGCCCGTCGCGATTGCCCTGAGGCCCAAGCCCATTGGCGCCAGTTGTTTGACCAAACCTTTATCTGAGCAACTCGCCTTGGTGCGCGCCAGCCTGCCCCCCGGCTGCAGGTTGTTGGCAGTGAGCAAGGGCCAGCCGGTCGCCCGAATCCGGGAGGCGGTGGCTGCGGGCCAGCGCAGTTTCGGCGAGAGCAGGCTCCAGGAGGCAGCGGTCAAGCAGGCCGAGCTTGCCGATCTTGAACCCCTCGACTGGCATTTCATCGGCCGCCTTCAGGCCAACAAGGCCCGCGCGGTGGTGCGCCAATTCGGCACGATCCACTCCCTCGATTCCCTTGCCCTGGCCCGTCGCCTGGCCCGAATCGCGGCGGAGGAGCATCGCGCTCCGGCGGTGCTGTTTCAGGTGAAGTTCCGGCCCGATCCCAGCAAGACTGGCTTTGAACCAGCTGAGCTCCAGCAGCACTGGCCCGAGCTCAGTTGCCTGGCGCCGTTGCGATCGGTGGGCCTGATGACCATTGCCCCCCTGGGACTCAGCCCTGGTGAGCGCGGCAGCCTGTATCGCGAATGTGCCGCCCTGGCCGGGGCCCTGGGGCTGCCGGAATGTTCGATGGGGATGAGTGGCGACTGGCAAGAGGCGGCCGCGGCGGGCAGCACCTGGGTGCGGATCGGCGGCCTTCTGTTCGGGGAGCGGCCGGTTCTGGCTAGCTGACCTGGCGGCCAATTGCAGCGGAAAGCCTTGCCGCCATTGGTGTGGGACGCTATTTATGTGGAAGCATCCTGCGAGGTTCGCTCTGTGTCGTTGTTTTCCCGTCTGCGTGCCGTTGTCTCAGGAGACGACTATCTCGACGGCGACTACGACGATGAGCTCGACTATGACGGCGGGGAGCTGCCCGAGCCCACCCCGCCCATCCGCTCAAGTCCCCTGGTTTTGAGCTCCGATTTCACCGCAGACGACCCCTTCGCGGGCACCAATGTGATCGGCATGCCGGGCCTTTCGACGGCCGGTGCAGAGCTGATGTTGATGGAGCCGCGCAGTTTTGATGAAATGCCCCGGGCAATCGAGGCCCTGCGGGAACGCAAGACCGTGATTCTCAATCTCACGATGATGGAGCCTGACCAGGCCCAGCGCTCCGTGGACTTCGTAGCTGGCGGCACCTTCGCCATCGATGGCCAGCAAGAGCGAGTGGGCGAAAGCATTTTCCTGTTTGCGCCCAGCTGCGTAACGGTCACCACCGCCTCCAGCGAGGAGGCCTCCTCCCCCACCACCTTGAGCCGCGGCGTGGATAGTCCCGAGCCGGTGGCCGCACCCAGCCCGGCTTGGGGTCGCCAGGCAAGCGCCTTCTAGGCCACCCGATGGCGCCCAGCTTTGGCGTGGTGGGCCTGGGCCGCATGGCCCAGGCCCTGTTGTTTCCCCTGCTGGAGGCTGGGCTTGTTCAGCCCGGGGACGTGCGAGCTGCTGTGGCCAGTGAGGCCTCGGCTGAAATGTTGCGTCGGGCCCATGGCCTCAACGTGGCCACCGACCCCCAGGCTGCCTGGTCAGCGCCGGTGGTGCTGCTCGCGGTCAAGCCCCAGCAGCTCGAGGGGGCTGCCCAAGCTGCTGCCGCTGGCTCCGGCGGGCTGCTGATCTCGGTGTTGGC
Protein-coding regions in this window:
- a CDS encoding DUF1823 family protein, which gives rise to MVSAQAAAAAVPYPLSRALLEAVLADRTSDRFVCELIWPRLGYELNGSGTWSAGPATGAAWREQFPIEPQFIAERPPAVALTRSIAKAHKQLLKEQLGFAGYTIGELYPRRTRRATAVNWLLAHLAERGEPLPDGGPLPQLLDQPADPVAGHPGDL
- a CDS encoding energy-coupling factor transporter transmembrane protein EcfT, which translates into the protein MDFLRQIPIGQFAVPDPADQAGGGSWLRRLDPRLKLAWTLAFLMTPILAGPIWRLALVGLLLLITALSGLSWRLWRRSVPLLLALALLVGGLAAFLPAGSLPPGQLQRPPAELRIEPGPPGSQPPERSGAAWVLFRQGPLVVTRRSAELGLNGATLLFTLIHSANLLLLSTSPEQLVWAIGWLLAPLGRLGWPVERLGFTLLLALRFLPLVQEELQNLLRSVATRAVNFKRLGWKAGLGLVLALGERLLANVLLRAEQGAEALLARGGCWLPPDQLPRPQGGGVVQKLLNASAAAWLLVLLGLRWKVGDL
- a CDS encoding PII-interacting protein PipX family protein; translation: MLYRVAAVAEGKDLYATLYAQRIFFVVTLQSKGASFEVVPLMDARHYAEQNLARARRDCPEAQAHWRQLFDQTFI
- a CDS encoding YggS family pyridoxal phosphate-dependent enzyme — its product is MVRASLPPGCRLLAVSKGQPVARIREAVAAGQRSFGESRLQEAAVKQAELADLEPLDWHFIGRLQANKARAVVRQFGTIHSLDSLALARRLARIAAEEHRAPAVLFQVKFRPDPSKTGFEPAELQQHWPELSCLAPLRSVGLMTIAPLGLSPGERGSLYRECAALAGALGLPECSMGMSGDWQEAAAAGSTWVRIGGLLFGERPVLAS
- a CDS encoding cell division protein SepF, with product MSLFSRLRAVVSGDDYLDGDYDDELDYDGGELPEPTPPIRSSPLVLSSDFTADDPFAGTNVIGMPGLSTAGAELMLMEPRSFDEMPRAIEALRERKTVILNLTMMEPDQAQRSVDFVAGGTFAIDGQQERVGESIFLFAPSCVTVTTASSEEASSPTTLSRGVDSPEPVAAPSPAWGRQASAF
- the der gene encoding ribosome biogenesis GTPase Der, which codes for MALPVVAIIGRPNVGKSTLVNRLCRSREAIVHDQPGVTRDRTYQEGYWGDRSFRVVDTGGLVFDDDSEFLPEIREQVGLALAEAAVALVIVDGQQGCTAADQSIAEWLRGQGVPTLLAVNKCESPDAGLAMAAEFWGLGLGEPYPISAIHGAGTGDLLDQVLSFLPASEEQEAEEPIQLAIIGRPNVGKSSLLNAVCGENRAIVSPIRGTTRDTIDTTIEREGKTWKLLDTAGIRRRRSVSYGPEYFGINRSFKAIERSDVCVLVIDALDGVTEQDQRLAGRIEEDGRACVVVVNKWDAIEKDSHTMPAMEKELRAKLYFLDWAPMLFTSALSGQRVQAVFPLALLAVEQHRRRVTTSVVNEVLTEALSWRSPPTSRGGRQGRLYYGTQVAVRPPSFTLFVNEPKLFGETYRRYVERQIREGLGFEGTPIKLFWRGKQQRDAEKELARSQTRGR